From a single Collibacillus ludicampi genomic region:
- the map gene encoding type I methionyl aminopeptidase, translating to MIILKTKEEIAMMRQAGKILAACHQEIAKRIGPGVTTWEIDQFVEKYLQDHGAIPEQKGYRGYPYATCASVNDVICHGFPSKTPLKEGDIVTIDMVVNLNGWLADSAWSYAIGKVSETAERLLKVTKEALYRGIEKAVVGNRIGDISHAIQSYAEAEGFSVVRQFIGHGIGRNMHEGPEVPHFGSPGRGPRLKEGMVITIEPMLNVGTYHAMIDEDGWTARTVDGSLSAQYEHTIAITNEGPQILTTL from the coding sequence ATGATTATTTTAAAAACAAAAGAAGAGATTGCCATGATGCGACAGGCGGGGAAAATTTTGGCCGCTTGTCATCAAGAGATTGCGAAACGGATAGGTCCCGGGGTAACAACCTGGGAGATCGATCAATTTGTTGAAAAATACTTGCAAGACCATGGAGCGATTCCTGAACAAAAAGGTTATCGGGGCTATCCTTACGCAACATGCGCTTCTGTCAATGACGTGATTTGTCACGGATTCCCAAGCAAAACACCTCTCAAAGAAGGAGACATCGTCACGATCGATATGGTGGTGAACCTCAACGGCTGGCTGGCTGACTCGGCTTGGTCTTATGCGATCGGAAAAGTCTCCGAAACGGCGGAGCGACTGTTAAAAGTAACGAAAGAGGCGTTATACAGAGGAATCGAAAAAGCAGTCGTCGGCAATCGTATTGGAGATATTTCACACGCCATTCAATCTTACGCTGAAGCGGAAGGTTTTTCAGTCGTCCGCCAATTTATCGGACATGGGATCGGCAGGAATATGCATGAAGGGCCGGAGGTTCCACACTTCGGTTCGCCAGGCAGGGGGCCCCGTCTCAAAGAGGGAATGGTGATCACCATCGAGCCGATGCTCAATGTAGGAACTTACCATGCGATGATCGACGAAGACGGTTGGACGGCGAGGACGGTGGATGGAAGTCTATCTGCACAATATGAACATACAATCGCCATAACAAACGAAGGTCCGCAGATTTTAACGACGTTGTAA
- the acsA gene encoding acetate--CoA ligase — translation MSQQELIPVLATSYNLKDYEEAYRTFDWKDVEKAFTWHETGKVNVAYEAIDRHVAEGRGDKIALLYSDDTRSESYTFAQLQNLTNRFGNVLRKYGIKKGDRVFIFMPRSPELYVAVLGALKIGAIVGPLFEAFMEAAVRDRLEDSEAVAIVTTPKLKGRVPVKELPALKHVILVGDNENIELESGEISYHSEMQHASDDLEIEWVDREDGMLLHYTSGSTGKPKGVLHVHNAMIQHYQTAKWVLDLREDDIYWCTADPGWVTGTSYGIFGPWLHGVTSVVRGGRFSPEDWYQTIEKNRVTVWYSAPTAFRMLMGAGDELIKKYDLSSLRHILSVGEPLNPEVVRWGLKVYGLRIHDNWWMTETGGQMISNYPCMPIKPGSMGKPFPGIYATIVDDQGNELPPNRMGNLAIRKGWPSMMRKIWKNPSKYEEYFRLEPWYISGDSAYKDEDGYFWFQGRVDDVINTSGERVGPFEVESKLVEHPAVAEAGVIGKPDPMRGEIIKAFIALREGYKPSEELKEEIRQFVKNGLAAHAAPREIEFRDKLPKTRSGKIMRRVLKAWELGLPTGDLSTMED, via the coding sequence ATGTCACAGCAAGAGTTGATCCCGGTGTTGGCCACTTCTTACAATCTGAAGGATTATGAAGAAGCATATCGCACATTTGATTGGAAAGACGTCGAGAAAGCGTTTACGTGGCATGAAACAGGCAAGGTCAATGTCGCTTATGAGGCTATCGACCGGCATGTTGCTGAAGGCCGAGGAGATAAGATTGCACTGTTGTATAGCGATGATACGAGAAGCGAGTCATATACGTTCGCCCAGTTGCAAAATCTCACGAACCGTTTCGGGAACGTTCTGCGTAAATATGGGATCAAAAAGGGAGATCGCGTTTTTATCTTCATGCCTCGCAGTCCGGAACTGTATGTAGCGGTTCTGGGGGCATTGAAGATTGGGGCGATCGTTGGTCCGTTGTTCGAAGCATTCATGGAAGCTGCTGTTAGGGACCGTTTGGAAGATTCGGAAGCGGTTGCGATTGTTACGACTCCCAAGTTAAAAGGGCGTGTGCCTGTAAAAGAACTTCCTGCCCTCAAACATGTAATCCTCGTCGGCGACAATGAAAATATTGAGTTGGAATCAGGAGAAATCTCTTATCATTCCGAAATGCAACATGCTTCCGACGATCTGGAGATCGAATGGGTGGATCGGGAAGACGGAATGTTGCTTCATTATACCTCTGGTTCTACTGGAAAACCTAAAGGGGTTCTCCATGTTCATAACGCAATGATCCAACATTATCAGACAGCGAAGTGGGTCTTGGATCTTCGTGAAGATGATATCTATTGGTGTACGGCAGACCCGGGATGGGTAACCGGTACTTCCTACGGAATTTTCGGTCCTTGGCTTCACGGGGTGACTTCTGTCGTTCGAGGCGGGCGGTTCTCTCCGGAAGACTGGTATCAAACCATCGAGAAAAATAGAGTAACCGTCTGGTATTCTGCCCCGACCGCTTTCCGAATGCTGATGGGTGCCGGCGATGAACTGATCAAGAAATATGATCTTTCATCACTTCGCCATATCCTGTCTGTCGGAGAACCATTGAACCCGGAAGTCGTACGTTGGGGATTGAAGGTATACGGGCTTCGCATCCATGATAACTGGTGGATGACGGAAACGGGTGGACAGATGATTTCCAATTATCCGTGCATGCCCATTAAGCCGGGATCCATGGGTAAACCATTCCCGGGTATCTATGCGACCATCGTCGATGATCAAGGAAACGAATTGCCTCCGAATCGCATGGGTAACCTCGCGATTCGCAAAGGATGGCCTTCGATGATGCGCAAAATTTGGAAGAATCCGTCTAAATATGAAGAGTATTTCCGTCTCGAACCATGGTATATTTCCGGGGATTCGGCCTACAAAGATGAAGATGGATATTTTTGGTTTCAAGGACGGGTTGATGATGTCATCAACACATCCGGTGAGCGTGTAGGTCCGTTTGAAGTAGAATCGAAACTGGTGGAACACCCGGCCGTTGCAGAGGCAGGGGTGATCGGTAAACCCGACCCGATGCGCGGAGAGATCATCAAGGCGTTTATCGCTCTTCGTGAAGGGTACAAGCCTTCCGAAGAATTGAAGGAAGAGATTCGCCAGTTTGTGAAAAACGGGTTGGCTGCACACGCAGCACCGCGGGAAATCGAGTTCCGTGATAAATTGCCGAAAACCCGTTCCGGCAAAATCATGCGCCGTGTCCTCAAAGCCTGGGAACTCGGACTGCCCACGGGCGATCTATCGACAATGGAAGATTAA
- a CDS encoding GNAT family N-acetyltransferase, which yields MSPVEHIKRFHRKFIYTKKSPLYVEGPVLPEQLANYDFHEGLSAFRPAPQQKQALISIAELPEGRIIIAREDNLVVGYVTFLYPDPLERWSQGHMEDLLELGAIEVCSAYRGLGLAKSLLEVSFLDESMEDYIVISTEYYWHWDLEGTGLSVWDYKEVMKKVMGSVGMEYYATDDPEITCHPANMLMARIGKNVPQSSIEKFHDLRFMNRHLF from the coding sequence ATGAGTCCAGTTGAACATATCAAACGGTTTCACCGGAAATTCATATACACGAAAAAAAGCCCTCTTTATGTGGAAGGCCCTGTTTTACCCGAACAACTGGCAAATTATGATTTTCATGAAGGTTTATCTGCATTCAGGCCAGCCCCCCAGCAGAAACAAGCACTTATCAGTATCGCCGAATTACCGGAAGGACGGATCATCATCGCTCGCGAAGACAACCTGGTAGTCGGTTACGTGACATTCCTTTACCCGGATCCCCTCGAACGCTGGTCACAGGGGCATATGGAAGACTTGCTGGAACTCGGAGCGATCGAAGTCTGTTCCGCATATCGGGGTCTCGGTCTGGCCAAATCATTACTCGAAGTTTCTTTTCTCGATGAATCCATGGAAGACTATATCGTCATCTCCACCGAGTATTATTGGCATTGGGATCTGGAAGGCACTGGGCTCTCGGTATGGGACTACAAAGAGGTTATGAAAAAAGTGATGGGTTCTGTCGGCATGGAATACTACGCGACCGATGATCCGGAAATTACGTGCCATCCGGCGAATATGCTCATGGCACGAATCGGCAAGAATGTCCCGCAGTCATCCATCGAGAAATTTCACGATCTTCGTTTTATGAATCGTCATCTGTTCTAA
- a CDS encoding acetoin utilization protein AcuC: MSKNSAFIYSPQFLRYKFADEHPFNPKRLEMTFDLLSTLGLVQEHQLVSPRPASVEELMLVHDPVYIDAVKRASQETREEEREHFRIFGLNTEDNPLFPDMHEATRLIVGGTIVAADLVMEGTFAHAFNMAGGLHHAHRRLASGFCIYNDIAVAIAYVKKKYGIRIAYVDTDAHHGDGVQWIFYDDPDVLTISLHETGKYLFPGTGAVSERGIGRGYGYSFNLPLEAFTEDDSYLECLIAALTPLLHRFKPDLIISQHGCDVHRFDPLAHLSTTTRVFRDIPKFIHELAHEVCDGPSFPAYQFLIRDRGEGFLCACDLIGLNSRFFTYHEGSRDHVV; this comes from the coding sequence GTGAGCAAAAATTCAGCATTTATATACAGTCCTCAATTTCTTCGCTACAAGTTTGCCGATGAGCACCCGTTTAATCCAAAACGTCTCGAAATGACTTTCGACCTCCTTTCCACGCTCGGTCTCGTGCAGGAGCATCAGCTTGTGAGCCCTCGTCCTGCATCGGTAGAGGAATTGATGCTCGTTCATGATCCCGTTTACATCGACGCCGTCAAACGTGCTTCACAGGAAACAAGAGAAGAAGAACGGGAGCATTTTCGAATATTCGGCTTGAACACAGAGGATAATCCTCTCTTCCCCGATATGCACGAGGCGACTCGCCTGATCGTTGGCGGTACGATCGTTGCAGCAGATCTCGTGATGGAAGGTACTTTTGCGCACGCGTTCAATATGGCGGGCGGTCTGCATCATGCCCATCGCAGACTCGCTTCCGGTTTCTGTATCTATAACGATATCGCTGTAGCGATCGCATATGTAAAAAAGAAGTATGGTATACGTATCGCTTACGTGGATACGGATGCACATCATGGGGATGGGGTACAGTGGATCTTTTACGATGATCCGGACGTGTTGACGATCTCCCTCCATGAAACGGGCAAATACCTTTTTCCAGGGACGGGAGCCGTATCGGAACGCGGGATAGGACGCGGTTACGGTTATTCTTTCAACCTGCCGCTGGAAGCGTTTACAGAAGATGATTCCTATTTGGAATGCTTAATAGCCGCCCTCACGCCTTTGTTGCATAGATTTAAACCAGACTTGATCATTTCGCAGCATGGCTGTGATGTACACCGCTTTGATCCGTTGGCCCATCTGTCGACGACCACTCGCGTTTTTCGGGATATCCCGAAATTCATCCATGAACTCGCTCATGAGGTGTGCGACGGGCCTTCTTTCCCAGCGTACCAGTTTCTGATACGTGACAGGGGAGAAGGCTTCCTGTGTGCATGTGACCTTATTGGGCTGAACTCACGATTCTTTACGTACCACGAGGGTTCCCGCGATCATGTCGTGTAA
- a CDS encoding RDD family protein: MRYAGFWLRFVAYLIDAILLWVCSFILSFIFGVSAIGMAALTHDPNTTLGPLMLYEWILFVGTWLYFALMESSTKQGTLGKMALGLRVTELNGQRITFGRATGRYFAKIISSILFLIGYLLAGWTKKKQGLHDMIAGTLVVRKES; the protein is encoded by the coding sequence ATGAGATACGCAGGTTTTTGGTTACGATTTGTCGCCTATTTGATTGACGCGATCTTATTGTGGGTATGCAGTTTTATTTTGTCATTCATATTTGGAGTATCTGCAATCGGTATGGCAGCGCTCACTCATGATCCGAACACGACGCTTGGCCCTCTCATGTTGTATGAATGGATCCTTTTTGTGGGAACTTGGTTGTATTTCGCTTTAATGGAAAGTTCAACGAAACAGGGAACACTTGGGAAAATGGCTCTAGGACTTCGCGTAACCGAGCTTAACGGCCAACGTATAACATTTGGCAGAGCGACAGGGAGATATTTCGCGAAGATCATTTCGAGTATTCTCTTTTTGATCGGTTACTTGTTGGCGGGATGGACGAAGAAGAAACAAGGGTTACACGACATGATCGCGGGAACCCTCGTGGTACGTAAAGAATCGTGA
- a CDS encoding GNAT family N-acetyltransferase: protein MAKVTSLSYRKRQENDDPFIIKTSLSLMKEMFKQSVGIGLTEDIIRQQIRANETVMIIERNNKPIGFYMYTVFPSGEMYLSSLILVPHVQNQGIGTEVVHHIISEARKINVQKIIGHVQISNENALTFWKKNKFRVIGRPIHGSVEIQRSL from the coding sequence ATGGCAAAAGTAACTTCGTTATCGTATAGAAAACGCCAAGAGAATGATGATCCGTTTATCATTAAGACTTCACTTTCTTTGATGAAAGAGATGTTTAAACAGTCGGTAGGCATAGGTTTGACGGAAGATATCATTCGTCAACAGATTCGAGCAAATGAAACCGTTATGATCATCGAAAGAAATAATAAACCGATCGGTTTTTATATGTATACAGTATTTCCTTCAGGAGAAATGTACTTAAGTTCTTTGATACTGGTCCCTCATGTGCAAAATCAAGGAATAGGTACAGAAGTCGTTCATCACATCATTTCCGAAGCGAGAAAAATCAATGTTCAAAAGATCATCGGTCATGTACAAATTTCGAACGAAAACGCGTTGACATTTTGGAAGAAAAACAAATTCCGCGTCATCGGCAGACCGATTCATGGTTCAGTTGAAATTCAAAGATCGCTTTAA
- a CDS encoding cysteine hydrolase family protein codes for MKTALLLIDIQNDYFPHGKMELVEPIEASLRAKQILTDFREKGWPVFHIQHISIRQGATFFLPGTDGIKIHENVEPLPDEVVIQKHYPNSFRETDLLSQLQKREINRLVICGMMTHMCIDATTRAAFDYGFECVVIHDACASRNLTFNGETIPAEHVHLSFLAALNGTYARVLGAEEFLRT; via the coding sequence ATGAAGACCGCTTTGTTACTCATCGATATCCAAAATGACTATTTTCCTCATGGTAAGATGGAGCTCGTTGAACCGATCGAAGCAAGCCTCAGAGCAAAGCAAATACTAACTGATTTTCGAGAGAAAGGGTGGCCCGTTTTCCATATTCAACATATCTCCATCCGCCAAGGAGCAACGTTTTTTCTTCCCGGAACGGACGGTATCAAGATTCATGAAAATGTAGAGCCGCTTCCGGATGAAGTGGTCATTCAAAAACATTATCCCAACAGTTTTCGAGAGACAGATCTGTTATCACAACTTCAGAAAAGAGAAATCAACCGATTGGTGATCTGCGGAATGATGACTCATATGTGTATCGATGCAACGACGAGAGCGGCTTTTGACTATGGTTTCGAATGCGTCGTGATTCATGATGCTTGTGCAAGCAGAAATCTTACATTTAATGGCGAGACCATCCCCGCTGAACATGTTCATCTGTCGTTTTTAGCTGCGTTGAATGGAACGTACGCGAGAGTGTTGGGGGCCGAAGAATTCTTGCGTACATGA
- a CDS encoding low molecular weight protein-tyrosine-phosphatase — MVRVLFVCLGNICRSPMAEAVFRNLVKTEGLAEEIEIDSAGISGWHAGERPHYGTIQVLSKHGISHDGIYSRQIQKNDLQTFDYIVAMDEENIEGLRKLGVSKGKVFRLLDLVDNSLTKNVPDPYYTGNFDQVYDLIERGCEALLRKIKEEHCL, encoded by the coding sequence GTGGTTCGCGTACTTTTTGTTTGTTTGGGCAACATCTGTCGTTCCCCCATGGCAGAAGCTGTATTTCGAAACTTAGTAAAAACAGAAGGATTGGCTGAGGAAATCGAGATCGATTCGGCCGGAATCTCAGGATGGCATGCGGGAGAACGGCCGCATTACGGTACGATTCAGGTGTTATCAAAACACGGAATCTCACATGATGGAATTTACAGCAGACAAATTCAAAAAAACGATTTGCAAACATTTGATTATATCGTCGCGATGGATGAGGAGAACATCGAGGGTTTACGGAAACTTGGCGTTTCCAAAGGAAAAGTATTTCGTTTGCTCGATCTGGTTGACAACAGTCTAACGAAAAACGTACCCGATCCCTATTACACTGGAAATTTTGATCAGGTGTATGATCTCATTGAACGCGGGTGTGAAGCTTTGCTTCGTAAAATAAAGGAGGAACATTGTCTTTGA
- the ptsG gene encoding glucose-specific PTS transporter subunit IIBC produces MFGVLQQVGKALMLPVALLPAAGILLAFGNAFQNPALTSRIPALNGHVFQRVAQVMQDAGGIIFSNLSLLFAVGVAVGLSGGEGVAGLAAIIGYLIMNQVMGDILHVTPDMVAHNKAYASVLGIPTLQTGVFGGIIVGILASYMYKKFYNIQLPQFLGFFAGKRFVPIVTAASSLVLGIIMIFIWPPIQTGLNAFSHFMLVKNPVLATFIFGLVERSLIPFGLHHIFYAPFWFEFGDYVNKAGQVVHGDQNIFFAQLKDNVPFTAGSFMTGKFPFMMFGLPAAALAMYHEAKPEKKKLVAGILGSAALTSFLTGITEPIEFSFLFVAPVLFAIHAVFAGLSFMIMQLLNIKIGMTFSGGVIDFILFGVLPNRTHWWLVIPVGLAFAVIYYFGFRFAIRKWDLKTPGREDDDVQVETKENANELAVGVLAGLGGKENIKHLDACITRLRVSVHDIKKVDKEALKRLGAAGVLEVGDNIQAIFGPKSDQLKEQIKQVIAGKTTGTAAREVAAASVPVRKETSQTVEGEDKFVSPLAGTIVDLKDVPDEVFSQKLMGDGFAIEPSDGLVVSPVDGTVTTFFPTKHAIGLLADNGREILIHFGIDTVKLQGEGFEALVEQGEKVKAGQPLLRVDLNVIKEKVPSMATPVIFTNLADGEKVSVKVGSKVKLGEENIVSIHK; encoded by the coding sequence ATGTTTGGTGTTTTGCAACAAGTGGGTAAGGCTTTAATGTTACCCGTTGCACTTTTGCCGGCTGCAGGTATTTTGCTTGCATTCGGTAACGCATTTCAAAATCCGGCGCTAACCTCACGGATTCCTGCGCTTAACGGGCATGTATTTCAAAGAGTGGCCCAAGTGATGCAAGATGCCGGAGGCATTATATTCAGCAACCTTTCTTTGCTCTTCGCGGTCGGTGTCGCGGTGGGTTTATCAGGAGGAGAAGGGGTCGCTGGTCTTGCCGCAATTATCGGTTACTTAATCATGAACCAGGTGATGGGCGATATCCTTCATGTGACTCCCGATATGGTTGCCCATAATAAGGCGTATGCATCGGTATTGGGGATCCCAACCCTTCAAACCGGGGTTTTCGGAGGTATCATTGTAGGGATTCTGGCTTCTTATATGTATAAAAAGTTTTATAACATTCAATTGCCTCAGTTCTTGGGATTCTTTGCCGGTAAACGGTTCGTTCCTATCGTAACGGCTGCTTCCTCCCTGGTATTGGGAATCATTATGATTTTTATTTGGCCGCCGATTCAAACGGGTTTGAATGCATTCTCTCATTTTATGCTCGTGAAAAACCCGGTTTTAGCTACTTTTATCTTTGGATTGGTAGAACGTTCCTTGATTCCGTTTGGGTTGCACCATATCTTTTACGCACCGTTCTGGTTTGAGTTTGGAGATTACGTGAATAAAGCGGGACAAGTCGTGCATGGAGACCAAAACATCTTCTTTGCCCAATTAAAAGATAATGTACCGTTTACTGCTGGTTCCTTTATGACGGGGAAATTCCCATTCATGATGTTTGGTCTTCCTGCTGCCGCACTTGCGATGTATCATGAAGCAAAACCGGAAAAGAAAAAGTTGGTTGCGGGCATCTTGGGCTCCGCTGCGTTGACCTCCTTCTTGACGGGGATCACGGAACCGATTGAGTTTTCATTCTTATTCGTAGCCCCCGTGTTGTTTGCGATTCACGCGGTTTTTGCCGGGCTTTCATTCATGATCATGCAACTTTTGAATATCAAAATCGGTATGACATTCTCGGGAGGCGTCATTGATTTCATTTTGTTCGGTGTTCTGCCTAACAGAACGCATTGGTGGCTCGTGATTCCGGTCGGTCTCGCGTTCGCGGTGATCTATTATTTCGGGTTCCGCTTTGCGATTCGTAAGTGGGATCTAAAGACTCCCGGCCGTGAAGACGATGATGTGCAAGTCGAGACCAAGGAAAACGCGAATGAGCTGGCGGTTGGCGTCTTGGCAGGGCTTGGCGGCAAGGAAAACATTAAACACTTAGACGCATGTATTACGCGTTTGCGAGTATCGGTACACGACATTAAAAAAGTGGACAAGGAAGCTTTGAAGCGTTTAGGAGCAGCGGGCGTGCTTGAAGTCGGTGACAATATCCAGGCGATCTTTGGTCCGAAGTCGGATCAGTTGAAAGAACAAATCAAGCAAGTGATCGCCGGCAAAACAACGGGAACAGCAGCTCGCGAGGTTGCCGCGGCTTCAGTACCTGTAAGAAAAGAGACCAGCCAAACGGTTGAGGGGGAAGATAAGTTTGTGTCGCCGCTGGCAGGTACGATCGTCGATTTGAAAGACGTTCCGGACGAAGTGTTTTCCCAGAAACTGATGGGGGATGGTTTTGCTATAGAACCATCTGATGGATTGGTCGTGTCACCTGTGGATGGTACCGTTACAACCTTTTTCCCGACGAAACATGCGATCGGACTTCTTGCCGATAACGGACGGGAGATTTTGATCCATTTCGGGATTGACACCGTTAAACTGCAAGGCGAAGGTTTTGAGGCGCTCGTGGAACAAGGGGAAAAAGTAAAAGCGGGACAACCGCTTCTCCGCGTAGACCTCAACGTGATCAAAGAGAAAGTCCCTTCGATGGCAACACCTGTAATCTTCACGAACCTAGCCGATGGAGAAAAGGTTTCGGTGAAAGTGGGTTCAAAAGTCAAGCTTGGGGAAGAAAACATTGTATCGATTCATAAGTAG
- a CDS encoding C40 family peptidase, which yields MRKVLPIFMCLLMLVGCQSTGMQKQAKNQSPHILQVKKADYHRLGNEVIIHTRSIAESDLRNVKDESLLDINNIEAIRDYVTYVHPEKKVDRIRVLKGDQEALTVQITDSETKRPQLPVKEARVTNTPVPPPGVKMDKHFTTIAPPNASRQQKLEALRKVGEAKLGVKYIWGHNQERGQAGFDASNYVAYVYHHALGYILPTSGREQYSSVGVTVPVKDMQPGDLVIFKNGGHSGIYMGDGRMLQVGGGTGTCTYLPLKPGSEWYKRISAVKRLF from the coding sequence ATGCGGAAAGTTTTGCCCATCTTCATGTGCCTGTTGATGCTGGTCGGCTGCCAGTCTACAGGGATGCAAAAGCAAGCAAAAAATCAATCGCCTCACATCCTTCAAGTGAAAAAAGCGGATTATCATCGTCTCGGAAACGAGGTGATTATTCATACACGTTCGATCGCGGAATCGGATCTTCGCAATGTGAAAGATGAATCTCTTCTCGACATCAACAACATCGAGGCGATTCGGGATTATGTGACGTATGTTCACCCAGAGAAAAAAGTCGACAGAATACGTGTATTAAAAGGTGACCAAGAAGCGTTAACCGTTCAAATCACGGATAGTGAGACAAAAAGACCACAGCTGCCCGTGAAAGAAGCGAGAGTTACGAATACTCCCGTTCCGCCCCCCGGCGTTAAAATGGATAAGCATTTCACCACGATAGCCCCTCCCAACGCGAGTAGGCAGCAAAAACTGGAAGCCTTACGGAAAGTCGGTGAAGCGAAGTTGGGAGTCAAGTATATATGGGGCCATAATCAGGAACGTGGACAGGCGGGGTTCGATGCTTCGAACTACGTAGCGTATGTATACCATCATGCTTTGGGGTATATTTTACCTACCTCAGGTCGAGAGCAGTATTCTTCCGTCGGAGTGACTGTACCTGTAAAAGATATGCAACCCGGCGATTTAGTCATTTTTAAAAATGGAGGGCATTCGGGTATCTATATGGGAGACGGGCGGATGTTACAAGTCGGCGGCGGAACCGGAACATGTACATATTTGCCGCTTAAACCCGGCTCCGAATGGTACAAGCGCATTTCAGCAGTGAAACGGCTGTTTTAG
- a CDS encoding CAP domain-containing protein — protein sequence MFKRTAKKTAAFLLAASLLGVGVAAPSYAATSTTFNTYCKTETFTFTNWNDFNNWLQQFFQKEQSWKQISVQKPVTQPSQIPVQKPVTKPAPAQTAPSKPVPQKSTANSSVPAEVQQVVNLVNQERQKAGLQPLKINLSLDNMAQVKAEDMRDHHYFDHNSPTYGSPFDMMTKFGIHYSYAGENIAAGQPDAATVMKDWMNSPGHRANILNPNYTEIGIGVAHGGSYGTYWVQEFVRP from the coding sequence ATGTTTAAAAGAACCGCGAAGAAAACGGCAGCTTTTTTGCTCGCTGCATCTTTATTAGGAGTGGGGGTTGCAGCGCCGAGTTACGCAGCTACGTCAACGACATTCAATACGTACTGCAAGACGGAAACATTTACCTTTACCAATTGGAATGATTTCAACAATTGGCTGCAACAATTCTTCCAAAAGGAACAATCATGGAAACAGATTTCTGTACAGAAACCTGTCACACAACCTTCACAGATTCCTGTACAGAAACCTGTAACGAAGCCGGCTCCGGCGCAAACAGCGCCGTCCAAACCAGTTCCACAAAAATCGACTGCGAACTCTTCCGTTCCGGCAGAAGTGCAGCAAGTGGTAAATTTGGTTAACCAGGAACGGCAAAAAGCGGGACTCCAGCCATTGAAAATCAATCTGTCTCTCGATAACATGGCTCAAGTGAAAGCGGAAGACATGAGAGACCATCATTATTTCGATCATAATTCGCCGACATACGGCAGTCCATTCGACATGATGACCAAATTCGGCATCCATTACTCGTATGCAGGTGAAAACATTGCCGCAGGGCAGCCTGATGCGGCTACCGTTATGAAGGATTGGATGAACAGTCCCGGTCATCGTGCGAACATTCTCAATCCGAACTACACTGAAATTGGTATTGGAGTAGCACATGGCGGATCCTACGGTACCTATTGGGTACAGGAATTTGTTCGCCCGTAA
- a CDS encoding DMT family transporter, whose amino-acid sequence MHLFFRDRMKGIAMVLVGASLWGISGTVAQALFHREGIHADWLVTVRLLCSGLVLLIWASLNKQKIWAVWRSLRDAGQILCFGLIGLLGVQYTYFISIEAGNATTATLLQYLGPAFITLYVALRLKRWPQRKDVAALALALLGTFLLVTNGSLKGLTVPVPAVVWGLLSALTAAFYTVYPSEMIRRWGSMTTIGWGMLIGGLGMGLFSPPWTIRDAHLSVHSLLLVAFVVLFGTLISFYLYIDSLRYLSPAEVGVLGSAEPLSAAVMSVIWLHHVPGLFEMIGGISIMATVAILSSKKNERKVITVTQKGI is encoded by the coding sequence TTGCATCTGTTTTTTCGTGACCGGATGAAAGGAATCGCCATGGTGTTGGTAGGAGCTTCCCTATGGGGGATTTCGGGAACCGTTGCTCAAGCGCTGTTTCATCGGGAAGGGATTCATGCCGATTGGTTGGTCACTGTCCGCTTGCTTTGTTCGGGACTGGTTTTGCTCATCTGGGCAAGTTTGAATAAGCAGAAAATCTGGGCGGTTTGGCGGAGTTTGCGGGATGCGGGGCAAATTCTTTGCTTTGGACTGATCGGCCTGTTAGGAGTGCAATACACGTATTTTATTTCGATCGAGGCGGGAAACGCCACAACTGCGACACTGCTTCAGTATTTGGGACCGGCTTTTATCACTTTGTATGTGGCTTTAAGGCTTAAGAGATGGCCACAAAGAAAAGATGTTGCCGCGCTGGCTTTAGCCTTGTTGGGCACTTTTTTGCTCGTGACCAACGGTTCATTGAAAGGATTGACCGTGCCTGTTCCCGCGGTGGTTTGGGGATTGTTGTCTGCGTTGACGGCCGCCTTTTACACCGTTTACCCGTCGGAAATGATTCGCCGTTGGGGATCAATGACCACTATAGGATGGGGAATGTTGATCGGCGGTTTGGGAATGGGACTGTTCAGTCCTCCGTGGACGATTCGAGATGCTCATCTATCCGTACATTCTTTGCTGTTGGTTGCTTTTGTCGTGCTGTTTGGAACGTTAATTTCCTTTTATTTGTATATCGACAGTTTACGTTATTTATCCCCGGCAGAAGTGGGAGTGTTAGGAAGCGCCGAGCCGTTGTCTGCGGCAGTGATGTCGGTCATCTGGCTGCATCATGTACCTGGTTTGTTCGAAATGATCGGGGGCATCAGCATCATGGCTACGGTGGCGATCCTATCATCCAAAAAGAACGAAAGAAAAGTGATAACCGTCACTCAAAAAGGAATTTAG